Part of the Candidatus Zixiibacteriota bacterium genome is shown below.
GCTTTGATCTTCACCCTAATCTCCTTACATCTCATTTCAGGCCAATCTAAGAGTATGATGTTGCCGGGAGGCTGTCAACAATAATTCAGCTACCTCTTTAGCGAGAAACTGAATGTGAACGCCTCATATAGGTTATCGCCAAAAAAGTCCTCGGCTGAAGTATTAACCGCCATGGTGTAGACGGTTTGATAGGAGAGGTCATCGTCGGGATAAAACAGGAAAGCCTGGTCACTGATCCATTCGAACTGCCCGGATATCTCGAGGACATCATTTGAAAAAGAAAAAGCGTTCTCCGCGCTGAAACGGTTCATCGAGGTATTGAAGCGCACCTGGAGCACAACCGAGGTACCCTTCAGTTCAGTGTCCTGCTCGGGGTAATGATATTCGACCGCGACCGGTTCGGTTCGAAAGCTGTGCGGTGATAAACCGTAGACCGGATTCCCCCAGATATCGACAATCTGCTGGTCTATCGTGACCGTGTAATCTGTATCGGCGCGCAGATCGGAAGTCAGTGGGTATGTATAGATGGTATGGTCTTCCGATGATTGTCCGTTCTGGTAGGAGAATTCCGGGCTTACAGTGAACGGGTCGACCACGCGGTATTCATCGATCGGCACATTGAACCTGAGTCTCATCCGGCGCGGGTAGTTTTCGACTGCGGGTATATTGGGATTTCTGATTTCCAGCTGTAGAAGACGCGCGCTGTCGGTAGTGAACTCGAATTCCAATTTTTCCGGCAGGTGAAAGCCAAGCGTGTCGACCGCGGTGGTGTCGATTGCGCAACTGTACGATGTCATAGTCTGATAAGCCGGCCGGGGGTAGATCCTGAGTATGTGCTGTGCCAGGTCCGGGACAATATCAGTAGAATCACTGGAATACTCGATCGCCCAGTTTGAATAGAAATCAAATTCCGGATCCGAGGAAAAGGCCTCAATCATACTGGCAGTATCCATCGGTCTTTTGAAATATATCGCCAGGGGTTCAGTCATGCTCCCGACAGGCGTTTTGGATTTAAACGATACGCTGTCGATATAGCGGTCGAGTGGATCCTCTTCCGGCATTGCCGGATTATCCTCGCACCCGGTTAAGACAACGGAAGAAATTAAAATTATCAATATGAAAATACGCATATCGGTAACCTCTCTTTTGTGTTCAACCCTAACTCCCGGTCGCTGTTACTGCCAGTAGCGGATTAAAGATCAGGTTGTTCGCATGGCGAATGTAAATACCCGGACAGTTTTTCCGCCCGCTGAAATACAAATCTACGGAGCAGGCTCAAATCAAATGGTCCAGCGACAAAGCAAGACCTCTGTCGCTTACAAGCCCCAATCTCAATATATGCTTTGTGATTCGGCGGGCAAGGTTAAATCTGAGTGTTTAAATGATACGCTGATCAATTTTTATGGCCGTTGCCGTTCTCGAGCGAATCGACAATCATGCCGTCTTTGAGTTTGACCAGGCGGTTGGTGCGTTTGGCAATATTGGGATCGTGGGTAATCATCAGGATAGTACTGCCGTCGCGCCAGAGCTCATCGAACAAAGCTATGATCCTCTGTCCCGATTTTGAATCGAGATTGCCGGTCGGCTCATCGGCCAGAATCAACCTCGGGTTGTTGGCCAATGCGCGCGCGATCGCCACCCTCTGCATCTCGCCTCCGGAAAGCTCTGTCGGGCGATGGTCCATACGGTCACCCAGCCCGACACGGTCTAAAAGCTCAGACGCACGCTTTTTGCGTTCTCGGGACGGTGAACCGGCGAACATCAGGGGCAGTTCGACATTCTCGAACGCGGTGGCATAGGGCAAAAGATTGAAATTCTGGAAGACAAAACCTATTTTACGATTGCGGATTTCAGCCAGCTCATTGGGTTCAAGGTTTTCGACCCGCTGGCCG
Proteins encoded:
- a CDS encoding ATP-binding cassette domain-containing protein; the protein is MISMKSILKIYDTGSIRVKALKGVDLELKSGEFVSIVGPSGSGKSTLMNIAGCLDVPSGGEYLLDGQRVENLEPNELAEIRNRKIGFVFQNFNLLPYATAFENVELPLMFAGSPSRERKKRASELLDRVGLGDRMDHRPTELSGGEMQRVAIARALANNPRLILADEPTGNLDSKSGQRIIALFDELWRDGSTILMITHDPNIAKRTNRLVKLKDGMIVDSLENGNGHKN